The following DNA comes from Nitrospira sp..
AAATGATGGCCGCCACGCTGACCTGGCTGATGCAGGCAGAAGGTACAGGGGCGGGAGGATTTTTCGCCACGCATCCTGCCACCGAAGACCGGATCAATCGAGTCCGCCAGATGTAACGGCCAGGCGAATCAGACGGTTCGCCGGCATAACCAAGGAGACCTGTATGAACACGCAAGGACACAACCGGAGCCGACTCACGGCCGGTTCATTGGCGGCGCTACTGCTGGTATTAACGGCAATTCCAGGCTGTGAGTCTGCCGGGAAGACCGTGACGGATCATAAAGACACGGCTATTGGCGCCGGCGTCGGGGGCGCCGGCGGTGCCGTTATCGGAGGCCTTGCCGGGGGAACAAAAGGCGCCGTCATCGGCGGATTGTTAGGTGTCCTGGCCGGCGGCGCGGTCGGGAACTATGTCGAGCGGCAGGATAAGGATCGCGCAGCGGCCGCGGCCGCGACCGGGTATCAGGCTTCGCAGGGGAACGTCGTACGCCTGGAGAATGGTCAGGCGCAGCCCAGCACGGCGCGGGCCGGCGAGACCGTGAATCTGAGTTCGACGTATACGATTCTTACGCCGAACAACCAACCGATGACGATACAGGAGAGCCGGGAGGTGCGCCACGATGGGGCGATGGTCGCGAATCCGACAGTAAACACTCAACGAGCCAATGGGACATTTACCAGCACGGTGCCGATTATCCTGCCTTCCGATGCCCAGAAGGGAATCTATGACGTCACGACCACGGTTGCGATGGGCGACCGGACGGCAAGGTCAATGACGAGTTTCACCGTGCAATGAGGCCGAGCCGTGAACGGAAAAACCAGGAGAACGGGAGCGGCAGCTTTGATGCGGCCAGCTTGTCAGATTCCCCCAGTCACGCCCACAAGAAACACGTGGCTCGCTCGGGCCGCCCTCATAACCCGTCGCTTGGCCATTTGGGAGGATGCCGCCAGAGAGGTAACAGCCGTAATCGGGAGAAGAAACAGACCGGACCGAGAAGTCGGCCCGTCTTTAGATAAGCGGCGGCAGTAGGTGTCGCACATTATCCTCATCAACAATCTTCGAGCATATGGAGTCGAAAGGAGATCTCATGACACAGCCTATTCTCTGGAAAATATTAATGCTCACGGTGTGGCTCATCGGGGCTGTGCCCGTTTCTGATGCTTTTGCGGAAGTAAAAGAGGCTGATCCTCAGCTGCTTTCCGAGAACCGTGTGCTTCTCGGCACGGTAGAAGAAATCAGAAGCGACCAGGCCAAAATCAATACCGGTGAGGGACAGCCGCGGTATATCCCTATGAACGTGCGGAAGGATAAGGGATTGCCGGAGCTGAAAGTAGGGGATCTGATCGAAATCACAATCAACGATCAGAATCTGCTGGTCGATGTTCACAAAGCCGGTGAGGCCAGCCACCATCGTGTGGTTCGCGGGCGGCTCGCCGAACCGATGCCGACCGGACACGACAAGGCAGTGATTCGCACGACGGAGGGAAAAGAAGAGACTCACCTTATCCGGCCGGTTGCAAAAAGTAAGGTCGCGTCGATTCCCGTGGGGGCGGACGTCGTGTTTCTCATCGACGAGTTGGACAAGATCGTCGACGTGACGATGGGGAGCGTGGAATCAGTGCAACGGTCGGCGGACCTCGGGCAGCAGAAGTCGCCTCTCAAGGGGAATCTCGAACAGGTCACAGGCAAGATTCTGAAGCCCTTGAAGGGCAATGTCATTGTCATTCAGACCGCGGACGGGAAAGAGCACTCTTACAAGGTGCGTTCGCTCGTTCAGCCAAGACTGGCGACGCTGTCCAAGGGCGATGCTGCAGTGCTTTTGCTGGACGCGGAAAACAAAGTCATAGATGTCGCGTTTCAGCCGGCTGTTACGAAGTAATCGCAGGCCGGCAACCGTCAGGCGTGTTTTGCCGGGTGAATAGCCAGGATGTGAGCAATAGTGAACAGATTGTGGGCTGTCTATTTCGGTAAATTTGCAAGAACTTGCACATGCGTCGCATGTGTCTACCCACAGGAGGAAACCATGAGATATTCCGCTATGGCGATGTTGGTGTTAGTCATGGGAGTCGGCGCCGGCTGCTCCATCACCGATACCGCGAGTGATATGCGCGGTATCAAAGGTATTGATGGCGACAAGCTGACGCACATCAACACGCGCAACTATGCGATTAACCTATTCATGAGCAAACCGATCGTCGGAGACGCCACGCTCAACGCCACGGTCCAGAGCTTCGCCGATGAGGCCAAAAAAGCCGGGGCCACGAAGGTCCGGATCGTCCAATCGGACACGTCGGTCATGTGGTATCTCATTCCGGTTTTAGGGTTCGTTTTCACCCCGGTGTATACAAACGTAGCGGGAGATGCGCTGCTGCCATAGGAGATGCCATCGCACGGGGGTTCCGGTTTCATGAAGACCCAATAGGGGCTGGTGATTTGCCAGGACCCTGGTCCACGTGGGGCGCGGCGGGGTGATCGAGTTTAAAAGCGATTTGGTGAACCCGGTGGCTTTGCTGCAGCGTCCAGCACCAGTGGAGGTCAGCGCGATGAGCCGAGGTCAGTCAAACCAGTGTGTGGTGGAACGGAGCGTTGGATCGCAGTCGACGGCGTCCGCTCCACTTCTTCCAGTGACCCATGTCCAGTCATTCCATGTGGAATACATGGAGGTGGCGCGGTTACAGACACGTCTAAGCGCTTCGCCATCCGGCTTCCTGGCGGTCGTCCATCATGGCCGAACTTCAGGGAGTCCCTGCGGCACGGGTGTCCTTCCGGTTGTCTCTCTCGATCTGCCGCAATTGAGCGACCCGCCATTA
Coding sequences within:
- a CDS encoding glycine zipper domain-containing protein, encoding MNTQGHNRSRLTAGSLAALLLVLTAIPGCESAGKTVTDHKDTAIGAGVGGAGGAVIGGLAGGTKGAVIGGLLGVLAGGAVGNYVERQDKDRAAAAAATGYQASQGNVVRLENGQAQPSTARAGETVNLSSTYTILTPNNQPMTIQESREVRHDGAMVANPTVNTQRANGTFTSTVPIILPSDAQKGIYDVTTTVAMGDRTARSMTSFTVQ